The Pseudoliparis swirei isolate HS2019 ecotype Mariana Trench chromosome 16, NWPU_hadal_v1, whole genome shotgun sequence genome includes a window with the following:
- the cry-dash gene encoding LOW QUALITY PROTEIN: cryptochrome DASH (The sequence of the model RefSeq protein was modified relative to this genomic sequence to represent the inferred CDS: inserted 2 bases in 2 codons; substituted 1 base at 1 genomic stop codon) translates to MSIICFLRNDLRLHDELFHWAQRNAECIVPLYCFDPRHYEGTYNYNLPKTGPFRLRFLLESIKDLRSTLLNKGSNLVVRRGKPEEVVAELIKQLGSVSTVAFHEEVASEELNVEKRVKDVCAQMKVKVHTCWGSTLYHRDDLPFPHISRLPDVYTQFRKAAETQSRVRPLPQGLEEGAIPTAEDLEQIVDSLCSGGESPALARLKHYFWDTDAVATYKETRNGLIGTDYSTKCAPWLAMGCXSPRYIYHQLQQYEKERTANQSTYWXVFYLCLGDYFKFVGVKYGNKLFQIKGLQDKSVPWKKDTRXAWKEGRTGVPFVDANMRELAMTGFMSNRGRQNVASFLTKDLGLDWRMGAELFEYLLIDHDVCSNYGNWLYSAGIGNDPRENRKFNMIKQGLDYDNNGDFVRQWVPELQGIKGGDVHAPWTLSTASLSHAHVSLGETYPTPIGMAPEWSRHVNKKPSGTGPSPRGKKGPSHTPKQHQDRGIDFYFSRSKNL, encoded by the exons ATGTCAA TCATATGTTTCCTGAGAAACGACTTGCGACTCCACGACGAG CTTTTCCACTGGGCTCAGAGAAATGCCGAGTGCATTGTCCCACTGTACTGCTTCGACCCCAGACATTATGAGGGGACATACAACTACAACCTACCAAAGACTGGGCCTTTCCGTCTGCGCTTCTTATTGGAGAGTATCAAGGACCTCAGAAGCACACTGCTCAACAAGGGAAG cAACCTCGTGGTCAGACGAGGTAAGCCGGAGGAGGTAGTTGCAGAACTCATCAAGCAGCTGGGATCTGTCAGCACAGTGGCGTTCCACGAAGAG GTGGCCTCGGAAGAACTGAATGTCGAGAAGCGAGTGAAGGATGTCTGTGCACAGATGAAGGTCAAAGTTCACACCTGCTGGGGATCGACGCTGTACCACAGAGATGATCTTCCATTTCCCCACATATCCAG GCTGCCTGATGTGTACACTCAGTTCAGGAAGGCAGCGGAGACCCAGAGCAGGGTGAGGCCTCTCCCCCAGGGGTTGGAGGAAGGAGCCATTCCTACAGCCGAGGACCTGGAACAGATAG TGGAT AGCCTCTGCAGTGGTGGTGAAAGTCCAGCTCTGGCCAGACTCAAACACTATTTCTGGGACACT GATGCGGTTGCGACCTACAAGGAGACACGTAATGGCTTGATTGGGACAGATTATTCCACTAAATGTGCACCCTG GCTGGCGATGGGTT ATTCACCCAGGTATATTTATCATCAGCTCCAGCAGTACGAAAAGGAgcgaacagccaatcagagcacatACTGGTGAGTCT TTTATTTATGTCTTGGGGATTACTTTAAGTTTGTAGGCGTCAAGTATGGAAACAAACTGTTTCAGATTAAAG GACTCCAAGATAAATCTGTTCCATGGAAAAAGGACACGA CTGCTTGGAAAG AAGGACGAACAGGAGTGCCTTTCGTGGACGCCAACATGAGAGAGCTGGCGATGACGGGCTTTATGTCCAACAGGGGGCGGCAGAATGTTGCTAGCTTCCTCACAAAAGACTTGGGCCTGGACTGGAGGATGGGAGCGGAGCTGTTTGAATACCTTCTG ATCGACCACGATGTCTGCAGCAACTACGGCAACTGGCTGTACAGCGCTGGCATCGGGAATGACCCCAGAGAGAACAGGAAGTTCAACATGATAAAGCAAGGCCTCGACTACGACAACAAC GGCGACTTTGTGCGGCAGTGGGTTCCCGAGCTGCAAGGGATCAAGGGAGGCGACGTGCACGCGCCCTGGACCCTCAGCACCGCTTCGCTGTCGCATGCTCATGTGTCCCTTGGGGAGACCTATCCCACCCCCATCGGCATGGCGCCTGAATGGAGCCGTCACGTTAACAAGAAGCCG AGTGGCACCGGGCCTTCACCAAGAGGAAAGAAGGGCCCATCTCACACTCCCAAACAGCATCAAGACCGAGGCATTGATTTCTATTTCTCCAGAAGCAAAAACCTTTAA
- the myd88 gene encoding myeloid differentiation primary response protein MyD88 isoform X2, whose protein sequence is MACFDSEFDLWTIPLVALNMSVRKKLGLYLNPRNAVAADWMAVAEAMGFNYLEIKNYEASKSPTESVFEDWQARSADATVGKLLSILEEVERRDIVEDLRPLMDEDVRKYGENQKKNSMPPLQVPEVDSCFPRTSERIGLTLLDHPEAAPERFDAFICYCQKDFEFVREMIRELEQTEYKLKLCVFDRDVLPGSCVWTITSELIEKRCKRMVVVISDEYLDSDACDFQTKFALSLCPAQSKRLIPVIYKPMKKPFPSILRFLTICDYTRPITQAWFWVRLAKVLALP, encoded by the exons ATGGCTTGCTTCGACTCAGAGTTCGACCTGTGGACGATTCCTCTCGTGGCGCTGAACATGAGCGTGCGCAAAAAGTTGGGTCTGTACCTCAACCCCAGGAACGCAGTTGCCGCGGACTGGATGGCCGTGGCGGAGGCCATGGGCTTCAATTACTTGGAGATAAAGAACTACGAGGCGTCCAAAAGTCCCACCGAGTCGGTCTTTGAGGACTGGCAGGCCCGCTCCGCAGACGCGACGGTCGGGAAGctgctgtccatcctggaggaggtggagaggagagacatcGTGGAGGATCTGCGTCCTCTGATGG ATGAGGATGTCAGGAAGTATGGTGAGAACCAGAAGAAGAATTCAATGCCCCCCCTGCAGGTGCCGGAGGTGGACAGCTGTTTCCCCCGCACCTCAGAGAGGATTGGCCTCACCCTGCTGGACCACCccgagg CTGCTCCAGAGCGGTTTGATGCCTTCATCTGCTACTGCCAGAAGGACTTTGAGTTTGTCCGTGAGATGATCCGCGAGCTGGAACAGACCGAGTACAAGctgaagctgtgtgtgttcGACCGAGATGTCCTCCCGGGCTCCTGTGTGTGGACCATCACGAGTGAACTCATTGAGAAGAG GTGTAAgaggatggtggtggtgatttcTGATGAATACCTCGACAGTGATGCCTGCGACTTTCAGACCAAGTTTGCTCTCAGTCTCTGTCCCG CTCAAAGTAAACGGCTTATTCCAGTGATCTACAAGCCAATGAAGAAGCCGTTCCCCAGCATCCTACGCTTCCTCACCATATGCGACTACACTCGGCCGATCACACAGGCCTGGTTCTGGGTACGGCTGGCGAAGGTTCTCGCCCTGCCCTAA
- the myd88 gene encoding myeloid differentiation primary response protein MyD88 isoform X1: protein MACFDSEFDLWTIPLVALNMSVRKKLGLYLNPRNAVAADWMAVAEAMGFNYLEIKNYEASKSPTESVFEDWQARSADATVGKLLSILEEVERRDIVEDLRPLMDEDVRKYGENQKKNSMPPLQVPEVDSCFPRTSERIGLTLLDHPEAAPERFDAFICYCQKDFEFVREMIRELEQTEYKLKLCVFDRDVLPGSCVWTITSELIEKRCKRMVVVISDEYLDSDACDFQTKFALSLCPGAQSKRLIPVIYKPMKKPFPSILRFLTICDYTRPITQAWFWVRLAKVLALP, encoded by the exons ATGGCTTGCTTCGACTCAGAGTTCGACCTGTGGACGATTCCTCTCGTGGCGCTGAACATGAGCGTGCGCAAAAAGTTGGGTCTGTACCTCAACCCCAGGAACGCAGTTGCCGCGGACTGGATGGCCGTGGCGGAGGCCATGGGCTTCAATTACTTGGAGATAAAGAACTACGAGGCGTCCAAAAGTCCCACCGAGTCGGTCTTTGAGGACTGGCAGGCCCGCTCCGCAGACGCGACGGTCGGGAAGctgctgtccatcctggaggaggtggagaggagagacatcGTGGAGGATCTGCGTCCTCTGATGG ATGAGGATGTCAGGAAGTATGGTGAGAACCAGAAGAAGAATTCAATGCCCCCCCTGCAGGTGCCGGAGGTGGACAGCTGTTTCCCCCGCACCTCAGAGAGGATTGGCCTCACCCTGCTGGACCACCccgagg CTGCTCCAGAGCGGTTTGATGCCTTCATCTGCTACTGCCAGAAGGACTTTGAGTTTGTCCGTGAGATGATCCGCGAGCTGGAACAGACCGAGTACAAGctgaagctgtgtgtgttcGACCGAGATGTCCTCCCGGGCTCCTGTGTGTGGACCATCACGAGTGAACTCATTGAGAAGAG GTGTAAgaggatggtggtggtgatttcTGATGAATACCTCGACAGTGATGCCTGCGACTTTCAGACCAAGTTTGCTCTCAGTCTCTGTCCCG gAGCTCAAAGTAAACGGCTTATTCCAGTGATCTACAAGCCAATGAAGAAGCCGTTCCCCAGCATCCTACGCTTCCTCACCATATGCGACTACACTCGGCCGATCACACAGGCCTGGTTCTGGGTACGGCTGGCGAAGGTTCTCGCCCTGCCCTAA